The nucleotide sequence CGTGATGCTGCCGTCGTCGAGAGCAGTGAGCGTGGCGGGCAGGCCGGTGACGAGGTCGACGGCCAGCGAGACCAGCTCGGTGGCGGCGTCGAGCTCGACGTGCAGCGTCTCGGCGATGGTGACGGCGGTCGCCGGGCCGCCGGGCGGTTCGGTGCGGCCGGCCAGCTCGGCGATGACGCGGGCCTGCATGGCGTCGAGATGAGCGCCCTGACGCTGATGGGCGGCCGCGACACGGGGGAGGTCGCGGCGCGACAATGCGGGCGCGTCGAACGTCTCGAGCACGGCGTTGAGCACGGTGCCGGGGGCCAGGCTCGCCCACGCCGCGCTGGGGTGATCTCCGGGGCGGTTCATCCCGGCAGCCTATCGTACACTTGTTCGAAGACGCGAGTGAAAGTCCATCATCCGGCCGGACGCAGGACCGCCAGCACGGGCCGGTGGTCGCTGCCGCCGGCGGCGTCGAGGACGCTGAACGCCACGACGTCCCAGGCGCGGGCGTCGGCCAGGACGTGGTCGATCGGCGCGCCGGCCCACGTCGGCCAGCCGGCCGGCCAGGTGCCGGCACCCGCCGCATCGCGAGACGCGGCGGCGTCGGCGCACGGTGTCAGCGACCGCAGCGCCGGGTGGTCCAGCGTCGCGTTGAAGTCGCCGGCGACGATCGCGCCCTCCGTGCCCCTGCACCGGCGCACGGCCCAGACGGTGTCGTCGCGCCAGCGGGCCATCGCGTCGGCCGTGGGTGGCCAGGCGTGCACGGCGGTGATCGGCGGGCCGTCCGACCCCGGCGCCGGCCGCACGGTGAACGAGCCGAGCCCGCCTGACGGGTCCGGCTGCGGGTCGCCGTAGGTCCCCAGCGACGACGCCACCAGCAGGCCCGTCGCCGACGTGATGCCGGTGCCGGCCTGGTGATGGAAGACCTGGAAGTCGCCGCCGGTCAGCGCGGCCGCCTGTTGCGTCGTCGCCGCGGAGGTCTCGGGCAGCACGACGACGTCGGCGCCGGTGGCCGTCACCAGGTCCGCGACCACCGCTGGGCCGGCGCCGTCGAACAGCGTGTTGAACGCCAGCACCCGCACCTCGCCCGGCGCGTCCGCCACCGGGACGGAGTCGGACGAGAGCCCGCGCGACAGCAGCACGACGCCCGAGAACACCGTCGCCGCGGCGGTCACGCCCGCGACGGCGACCAGCGGCCACCGCGCCGGCCGGATCGCCAGCGCCAGCGCCACGATCAGCACCGGCGCGACGGCGCCGCCGGCCACCGTCAGGCCGCGCAGCGCCACCACTTGGGCAGGGCCGTAGCTGCCGGCCAGGCCGAGCGCCTGCGGCCACACGACGACGACCGCCAGCAGCGCGGCGAGCACCGCCGACGCCGCGAGCCACGCCCAGCGGCGGGGGCTCACGCCGCGACGGCGTCCAGCGCCAGCTCGACCATCTGCGCGAACGTCCGCTCGCGCTCATCGGCCGACGTCTCCTCGCCGGTGACGAGGTTGTCGCTGACCGTGCAGACCGCCATGGCCCGCGCGCCGAACTTCGCGGCCAGCGTGTAGAGCGCCGCCGCCTCCATCTCGACCGCCATGACGCCGTACTCGGTCAGCCGGTCCCGCAGTTCGGGGCGGGCGTGGTAGAAGGAGTCGGTGCTGAACAGCTGCCCGACGTGGTACCTCGCGCCGGCCGCCTCGGCCTTCTCGACGTAGGCCCGGACCAGCGAGAAGTCCGCCGCCGGGGCGTAGTGGAAGCCGTCGAAGGCCAGCGCGTTGATCGAGGAGTCGGTCGCCGCGGAGATGCCGATGACGAGGTCGCGGATGGCGACGTCGGCCAGCAGCCCGCCGCACGACCCGACCCGCACGAGCGTCTTCGCGCCGTACTCGGCGAGCAGCTCGTGCACGTAGATGGAGATCGACGGCTGGCCCATGCCGGTGCCCTGGACGGAGATGCGCCGGCCCCGGTACGTGCCGGTGAAGCCGAGCATGTTGCGCACCTGCGTGTAGCAGGTGACGTCGTCGAGGTACGTCTTGGCGATCCACTCGGCGCGGAGCGGGTCGCCCGGCAGCAGGACGGTCTCGGCGATCTCGCCGGGCGCGGCGGCAATGTGGGTGCTCACGAGTGCACACGGTATCCGGCGTAGGGTCGTGGCTCGTGCACGAGGCCTACGTCTTGCCCGGACCCCTTGCCCTCTCCCGCTCCACCGTCGACCGCGCCGCGGACCGCCGTGCCGACGCCGCCTGGCTCGACTCGCTGTGGGCCGACGGCGGCACCCGCGTGCTGCTGGTCGGCGACGGCACCGTGCCGGTCGACGGCGCCGCGCTGCGGTTCGTAGCGCCGGCCGACGCGCCTGACGGCGACCGCTTCCTGCTCGGCCTCGACGACGGCGTCGCCTACGTCGCCGTCCACGTGGGGGAGAAGCCGGATGGCGCCGCGACGCTGCGCGAGGTCGGCGCCGTGCTGGGCGACCGCGACGCCGGGCTGGCGGTGCACGCGATCGCGCTGGCGAACTGGCACGCGAGCCACCCGTTCTGCCCGCGCTGCGGCGGCCGTACGCGGTCTGAGCAGGGCGGGCACGTCAGGGTCTGCGAGGTCGAGGGGTCGCAGCACTTCCCGCGTACCGACCCCGCGATCATCGTGCTCGTCGTCGACCAGGACGAGCGCTGCCTGCTGGGCCGCTCGGCGGCCTGGCCGGGCCGCCGGTTCTCGACGCTGGCCGGCTTCGTCGAGCCGGGGGAGACGCCGGAGCACGCCGTCGTCCGCGAGCTGTTCGAGGAGGTGGGCGTCCTGGTGACCTCGTGCGCCTACGCGGGCGCGCAGCCGTGGCCGTTCCCGTCCAGCCTCATGCTCGGCTACTACGCGACGGCCGGCGGCGAGGAGCCGACGCCCGACGGCGAGGAGATCGCCGAGGCGCGCTGGTTCAGCCGCGACGAGCTGACCGCGGCGATGGAGAGCGGCGACGTGCTCCCGCCGAGCGGCATCTCGATCGCCCGGAAGCTGGTCGAGGGCTGGTACGGCCGGCCGCTGCCGGTCGACGTCAGCTGGTGATGGCGGCCAGCTTCTCCTTGACCTGCGTCGGGCTCGGGTTGGTCAGCGAGCTGCCGTCGGCGAACACGAGCGTCGGCACCACCGCGTTGCCGCCGTTGAGGCTCATGACGAGGTCGGCGGAGGCCGGGTGGGACTCGATGTCGATCTCGTCGAACATGATGCCCTCGCGGTTCAGCGACGACTTGAGCCGACGGCAGTAGCCGCACCAACTGGTGCTGTACATCGTGAACTGCGACATCGACGCTCGCGCTCCTCTGGCTTGGTTGCCGTGACAGGTACTTGAACACGGACGCTCGCCCGGATTGTTCCGTGGCGCCTCGCATCATGTCGGTGGCGGCTGCGAGGATGGGGCGATGCGCGCATCCGACGTCCTCGCCGGCCTCGATCCCGAGCAGCGAGCGGTCGCCTCCGCGCTCAGTGGGCCGGTCTGCGTCATCGCCGGCGCGGGCACCGGGAAGACCCGCGCCATCACCCACCGCATCGCCCACGGCGTGCACACCGGCGCGTTCGACCCGCGCCGCACGCTCGCCGTCACGTTCACCACCCGGGCGGCGGGCGAGATGCGCGGCCGGCTGCGCGCGCTCGGCGCCGAGGGCGTCCAGGCGCGCACGTTCCACTCCGCGGCGCTGCGTCAGGCCCGGTACTTCTGGCCGCAGATCACCGGCGTCGACCTGCCCGAGATCAGCCGCAGCAAGCTGCCCATCGTCGGCTCGGCCGCGTCGCGCTGCCGGGTGCCCACCGACCGCACGGTGCTGCGCGACCTCGCGTCCGAGATCGAGTGGGCGAAGGTCAGCAACGTGCTGCCCGAGGCGTACGTCACAGCCGCCGCGGCCGCGCATCGCGAGGTCGGCAACGTCGACCCCGAGTCCGTCTCCAAGGTCTACGCCGCGTACGAGGACCTCAAGACCGACCGCAACGTCCTCGACATGGAGGACATCCTGCTGGCCGCCGTGGGTCTGCTGGCCGGGCAGCCAGGCGTGGCCCAGCAGATCCGGTCGCAGTACCACCACTTCGTCGTCGACGAGTACCAGGACGTCTCGCCGGTCCAGCAGAAGCTGCTCGACCTGTGGATGGGCGACCGCAACGACGTCTGCGTCGTCGGCGACCCCGCCCAGACCATCTACTCCTTCGCCGGCGCTCAGCCCGACTACCTCGTCGGGTTCCCGCAGCGCTTCCCCGGCGCCACCGTCGTGCGGCTGTTCCGCGACTACCGGTCCACGCCCGAGGTGGTCGGCGTCGCCAACGCGGTGCTGCGCGCCGCGCGCGAGGCGCACCAGGGCGTCGTCCTCGAGGCGCAGCGCCCGGCCGGCCCGAAGCCGGCGTTCGTCGAGCACCCCGACGAGCTGGCCGAGGCCGCGTGGGTGGCCGGCCAGATCGCCAAGCTGGTCGCCAACGGCACGCCGCAACGCGAGATCGCCGTGCTGTTCCGGGTCAACGCGCAGTCCGAGGCGTACGAGCAGGCGCTGGCCGATGCCGGCGTCGCCTACGTCGTCCGCGGCGCCGAGCGGTTCTTCGACCGCGGCGAGGTGCGCCAGGCGGCCATGCTGCTGCGCGCCGCCATCCGCACGGCCGACGGCGCGCCCGACGCCCCCGACGCCGCCGCGGCCACGTCCGCCATCCTCAGCACGGTCGGCTGGTCGGCCACGCCGCCGGCCGGTGGCGGCGCCGCCCGCGAGCGCTGGGAGTCGCTGGCGGCACTGGTGTCGCTGGCCGAGGAGGTCGTCGCGGCCAAGCCCGGCGCCGGGCTGACCGACGTCGTCGACGAGCTCGAGGCGCGGGCCACGGCCCAGCACGCCCCGGTCGCCGACGGCGTCACGCTCTCGTCGCTGCACTCCGCCAAGGGCCTCGAGTGGGACGCCGTCTTCGTCGTCGGCTGCCACGAGGGCACGCTGCCGCTGAGCTACGCCGAGACGCCCGCGCAGATCGAGGAAGAGCGCCGGCTGCTCTACGTCGGCGTCACCCGTGCCCGCGAGCACCTGTCCGTGTCGTGGTCGCTGGCCCGCCAGCCCGGCGGCCGCGGCAACCGCCGGCCCAGCCGGTTCCTCGACGGCGTCCGGCCCGGTGGCGGCGCGCGCAGCGACCAGCGGGCCGAGCGCGGGCCGGGCGGGAAGAGCCGCCGCTCCGGCGCGCAGGCTCGCTGCCGGGTCTGCGGCGCGCCGCTGGCCGACGCCGTCGACCGCAAGCTCGGCCGGTGCGGCAGCTGCCCGTCGTCGATGGACGACGCGTTGTTCGAACGGCTGCGCGCGTGGCGGCTGGAGCGGTCGCAGGAGCAGAAGGTGCCGGCCTACGTCGTGTTCACCGACGCCACGCTGATCGCCATCGCCGAGACCACGCCGGTCAACGAGACCCAGCTCGCGGCCATTCCGGGGGTCGGGCGCACGAAGCTGGACCGCTACGGCGACGACGTCTTGGAGCTGTGCCGGGAAGTCCAGAAAGAATCACCGTTAAAATAGGTTGCCCCTTACATGCGGGCCGGAATAGCATGTCCGAGCGCGCTGCGATGCGACGCGCCCTTGAGTCGGAAGGCCCGGCTCGGGATGACCCCGAGAGGAGGACGCTGATGAAGATCACGACTGTTAACCCGTCTCAGTGCGGTGTCGGCTTCGCCTATGCGCCTGCTCTGCGTGGTGTCTCCCTGAGCTCCCGTGAGCGCATGATCGCGCCCGTCACCGCCCCGCAGACGGGAGAAGTGCGTCCGCAGGCAGGTACTGGCGCGACGACGCACCTCGTCGATGGGGTCAAGCAGGACGTGCGTGTCCGCACTTGGGGTCCACCGGTCTAGCCATGACAAGACCGGCGCCTCCGAGGCCGCGGACCCCACACAGGGATCCGCGGCCTTTTTGTTTGCCAGAACCGATGGAGGAAGGGAGGTGACCGAACTCATGATGCTGACCAGCGTTCTCGACCGGGCCGTAGTGGCCGACGAGTCCATTCCGTGCCGGAAGGACCCGGAGCTGTGGTTCGCCGAGTCGCCGGCTGACGTCGAAGACGCCAAGCAACTGTGCCGGGAGTGCCCCGTGCGGGAGCAGTGCCTCGCCGGCGCGATGGACCGGGCCGAGCCCTGGGGCGTGTGGGGCGGAGAGCTCTTCGTCTCCGGGGTCATCGTGGCGCGCAAGCGGCCGCGTGGCCGGCCCCGTAAGAACGAGATCGCGGCGTAGTGAGACCAGCACACGCCGGAACTGGGCACCAACGGCACCTGCCGATGACCGATGACCCCGATGGACGGACCACGACATGACCACGACGCTCCGGCCCGATGCGGCCACCCCAGACGACCCGAAGGCCGAGACCACCAGCATGAACCGAGACTTCAGGAGCACCGAGATGCATCTCATGAACGAAGCCCTCGCGCGCGCACACTGTACGGAGCAGCGCGAACGGGCGATGGAGGAACAGCGAGTACGACGCGTGCTGGCCGCCCGCCGGATGGACCGGCGGGCCGCCCGGGCGGCGCAGCGAGCCAGGAACCTGGCCGCCGCGGCGGTCGCCCTGCGCAGCCGCGCCTACTGATCGGCCCGAGCCGGGTCGTGAGCGCGCCGTCCACGCAGTAGCCGACACCCAGCGACCCCGCGCCGTCCACCACGGACGGCGCGGGGTCTCGTCATGTACAGGGTCGGGCCGCGTGCACAGGTGGTCGGGACCAGTCGTTGCGGTCGGCCGGTGCGGAGTTCGACGATGTCGGGCCGGGGTTCTCGTACCTCGGGGCAATGGGTGGGGGGATTCTCATGACGACGACCGGGGAGAGCCGTGTGTCCGAAGCGGTGACGTGCGCACTGTGCGGGACGACCGCGGCGGAGCTGCCGCTCACGTGGGTCAGCAGCGTGGAGCGGGGCCGGACCCTGTACTACTGCGACCGGTGCGCTCGCGACAACCTGCGCGCCATCGAGGCCCGCCTCGACGATTCTTGGTGGTGACGGCCGCCGGGTGGCTCAGGTCGTGAAGCCGGGCAGCCAGCGCTCCAGCTCGTCGCGGAACGGAGCCTCGCAGTCCAGTTGCGACAGTACGCCGATGCCACCGATCCAGACCCGGTGGATGAGCAGGTACGACGGCGGCAGGTTGAGCTTGAGGCCGATGGAGTAGCCGGGCCGGCGGGGGTCGTTGATGCGGGCGAACTGCTCGCGCATCCACGGCCGGTTGAAGTGGAACCGGTCGACCATGGCCGGCTCGAGGAACGGCGACAGGTAGTCGTAGAGGGCCTCGGGGTCGAGGTCGATGTGCGACTTGACGAAGCCCTCCTCGCGCAGGCCGTCGAGCATCGCGTCGGCCTGGCCGGCCAGCGCTCGGCTCATGAGCTGCCCGATCGACGGCGGCAGCCCCTCCGGCAGCCGCGCGACGGCGCCGTAGTCGAGCACGCCGAGCTTGCCGTCGGCCGTGATGCGGTAGTTGCCCGGGTGCGGGTCGGCGTGCAGCAGGCCGGCCCGGGCCGGGCCGGAGAACAGGAAC is from Jiangella alkaliphila and encodes:
- the nudC gene encoding NAD(+) diphosphatase, translated to MHEAYVLPGPLALSRSTVDRAADRRADAAWLDSLWADGGTRVLLVGDGTVPVDGAALRFVAPADAPDGDRFLLGLDDGVAYVAVHVGEKPDGAATLREVGAVLGDRDAGLAVHAIALANWHASHPFCPRCGGRTRSEQGGHVRVCEVEGSQHFPRTDPAIIVLVVDQDERCLLGRSAAWPGRRFSTLAGFVEPGETPEHAVVRELFEEVGVLVTSCAYAGAQPWPFPSSLMLGYYATAGGEEPTPDGEEIAEARWFSRDELTAAMESGDVLPPSGISIARKLVEGWYGRPLPVDVSW
- a CDS encoding endonuclease/exonuclease/phosphatase family protein, which translates into the protein MSPRRWAWLAASAVLAALLAVVVVWPQALGLAGSYGPAQVVALRGLTVAGGAVAPVLIVALALAIRPARWPLVAVAGVTAAATVFSGVVLLSRGLSSDSVPVADAPGEVRVLAFNTLFDGAGPAVVADLVTATGADVVVLPETSAATTQQAAALTGGDFQVFHHQAGTGITSATGLLVASSLGTYGDPQPDPSGGLGSFTVRPAPGSDGPPITAVHAWPPTADAMARWRDDTVWAVRRCRGTEGAIVAGDFNATLDHPALRSLTPCADAAASRDAAGAGTWPAGWPTWAGAPIDHVLADARAWDVVAFSVLDAAGGSDHRPVLAVLRPAG
- a CDS encoding DUF222 domain-containing protein, with protein sequence MNRPGDHPSAAWASLAPGTVLNAVLETFDAPALSRRDLPRVAAAHQRQGAHLDAMQARVIAELAGRTEPPGGPATAVTIAETLHVELDAATELVSLAVDLVTGLPATLTALDDGSITLPKARLIAHRTRRLGPATRAAVEAVALARAPELTETQLRRWLDDAMTPSNGENGENGEDRASS
- a CDS encoding ATP-dependent DNA helicase UvrD2: MRASDVLAGLDPEQRAVASALSGPVCVIAGAGTGKTRAITHRIAHGVHTGAFDPRRTLAVTFTTRAAGEMRGRLRALGAEGVQARTFHSAALRQARYFWPQITGVDLPEISRSKLPIVGSAASRCRVPTDRTVLRDLASEIEWAKVSNVLPEAYVTAAAAAHREVGNVDPESVSKVYAAYEDLKTDRNVLDMEDILLAAVGLLAGQPGVAQQIRSQYHHFVVDEYQDVSPVQQKLLDLWMGDRNDVCVVGDPAQTIYSFAGAQPDYLVGFPQRFPGATVVRLFRDYRSTPEVVGVANAVLRAAREAHQGVVLEAQRPAGPKPAFVEHPDELAEAAWVAGQIAKLVANGTPQREIAVLFRVNAQSEAYEQALADAGVAYVVRGAERFFDRGEVRQAAMLLRAAIRTADGAPDAPDAAAATSAILSTVGWSATPPAGGGAARERWESLAALVSLAEEVVAAKPGAGLTDVVDELEARATAQHAPVADGVTLSSLHSAKGLEWDAVFVVGCHEGTLPLSYAETPAQIEEERRLLYVGVTRAREHLSVSWSLARQPGGRGNRRPSRFLDGVRPGGGARSDQRAERGPGGKSRRSGAQARCRVCGAPLADAVDRKLGRCGSCPSSMDDALFERLRAWRLERSQEQKVPAYVVFTDATLIAIAETTPVNETQLAAIPGVGRTKLDRYGDDVLELCREVQKESPLK
- a CDS encoding mycoredoxin; its protein translation is MSQFTMYSTSWCGYCRRLKSSLNREGIMFDEIDIESHPASADLVMSLNGGNAVVPTLVFADGSSLTNPSPTQVKEKLAAITS
- a CDS encoding WhiB family transcriptional regulator translates to MMLTSVLDRAVVADESIPCRKDPELWFAESPADVEDAKQLCRECPVREQCLAGAMDRAEPWGVWGGELFVSGVIVARKRPRGRPRKNEIAA
- the deoD gene encoding purine-nucleoside phosphorylase — protein: MSTHIAAAPGEIAETVLLPGDPLRAEWIAKTYLDDVTCYTQVRNMLGFTGTYRGRRISVQGTGMGQPSISIYVHELLAEYGAKTLVRVGSCGGLLADVAIRDLVIGISAATDSSINALAFDGFHYAPAADFSLVRAYVEKAEAAGARYHVGQLFSTDSFYHARPELRDRLTEYGVMAVEMEAAALYTLAAKFGARAMAVCTVSDNLVTGEETSADERERTFAQMVELALDAVAA